ACGCCGCCTGGTTCCTATGCTCGTTATCCGCGACCCTGCCGACTTTCCCCGCTTGCAAAATGCCGTCGTCACGAGCGGCACCTTCGACGGGGTGCACCGCGGGCACCAGCGCATTCTGGCGCGGCTGCGCGAAGCGGCCGACGCGGCGGGCGGGCCGGCGGTGGTCATCACTTACTGGCCGCACCCGCGCCTGGTGCTGGGGCCCCCGCCCTCGCACCCCGAGCTGCTGGAGTTGCAGCTGCTCAACACCTTAGAGGAGCGCATTGCGCGGCTGGCGGCGTTCGGCGTCGATTACCTGCTGATTGTACCCTTCACTCGTGAGTTCGCGCAGTGGACATCGGAGGAGTACATCCAGCGCCTGCTGCTGGACACCGTGGGGGCCCGGCACCTGGTAATTGGCTACGACCACCGGTTTGGCAAAAACCGTGAGGGCGGCTTCGACTACCTCAGCCAGCACGCGGCCCGCTACGGCTTCGACGTGGAGGAAATTCCGCGGGCCGACATCGACGCGGTGGGCGTGAGCAGCACCCGCATCCGGGCGGCGCTGCGTGGGCACGACGTGGCCACCGCCACCCGCTACCTGGGCTACGACTACCCCGTGACCGGCCGCGTGGTGACGGGCCAGCAGCTGGGCCGCACCATCGGCTACCCCACGGCCAACCTGCACGTGGAGGAACCCTTGAAGCTGGTGCCGGCCCAGGGCATTTATGCGGTGTGGGCCACCACGGCGGCCGGCACCCGGCATCGGGGCATGCTCAGCATCGGGGTGCGGCCCACCATCGGGGCGGGGCTGGCCCAAACCATCGAGGTGAACTTACTGGATTTCGGCGGCGACCTCTACGGGCAATTACTGACGCTGGAATTCGTTGCCTGGCTGCGCGGCGAGGAGAAGTACAACGGCCTCGACGCCCTCAAGGCCCAGCTAGCGCTGGATGCCGAGGCCACGCGGGCGGCGCTGGCGTAGTTGTTACCTTCCTTTATCTATCCCCTATTTTTTGACGATGAATATTTTGCGGTTATTACTACTTAGCTGCTTTTGCCTGGGGACCCTGGGCGCGGCCCAGGCCCAGGGCAAGCTCAGCGGCGTGGTGCAGGACTCGGTGACGCACGAGCCGCTGGCGTTTTCGAGCGTGTTTCTCGCCAACACCACGCTGGGCGTCACCACCAATGAACTGGGCCGGTTCGAGTTTGCCAAAGTGCCGACGGGTACCTACAGCGTGGTGGGCTCGTACGTGGGCTACCGCTTGGCCAAGCAGGTGATAACCGTTACCAGCGCCCCGCAGCAGATTACGCTGGCGCTGGCCGCAACCGGCAACCAGTTGGCCGAAGTGGTGGTGGAGTCGACGCCCAACGACCCGAAGGATTACCAGAAATTTACGGACCAGTTCCTGGGCCGCACCGCGTTTTCGGACCAGTCCCACATTGTGAATCCCAAGGACGTCATCGTGAGCTACGACGACTCGACCAAGGACCTGACGGCCCGCTCGCGCAAGTTTGTGCAGATTGACAACGACGCCCTGGGTTACCACGTGAAGTACTACGGCCTGCGCTTCAGCAGCAACGACGAGGACGGTTCGCTGAGCTTCTACGGCGAGCCCGTGTTTGAGGAAATGACGCCGCGCGACGAGCGCCAGCAGCGCCAGTGGGCCGCCAACCGCGCCGCGGCCTACAACGGCTCATTCAACCACTTCCTGAAAAGCGTGTACGACAACCGCGTGGCGGCCGAAGGCTTCCTCACCCAGCAAGTGCGCGTGGTGGTGAACAACCGCTTCGATCTGACGGATAGCCTGCGCCGCACCATGCTCACCCAGCGGCCCAACGGCCCGTTCAGCAAGGCCGAAAAGGACTCGCTGACCAAGTGGAACCGGGCGGCCCCGGTCACGGCCACGGTATACCCCGAGGCGCGGCCCATCGACAGCATCCGCCGGGTATCGGCTGACCGCCAGCACGTGTATTTGCGCTTCACGGGCGAGCTGCAAGTGGCCCACTTCGGCGAGGCCCCCGACCCCAAATACGGCCGGCCCATGTCGCCACTGGGGGCCACCAGCAAGCCCTACCCCGCCCTGCGGCAGGTGTCGCGGCTGCGGCTGCAAGGGCAGGAGGCGGAAATCCAGTCCAACGGCTCGCTGATGAACCCGTTCGACGTGTCGGCCGGCGAGTACTGGGGATTCGAGAAAATAGGTGAATTTTTGCCACTTAATTACGTGCCGCCCGTTGCGGTAGCGCCCGCGCCGGCGCCCGTTCGTTCCGCTACCCCCACCCGTTCTGCCACTCCTACCCGTTCTTCCGCTTCCGCCCGCCCATGATTAATAAAGTAGTTGCGGGCCCCCAGTCCGCCCTCCAGGGCCTGGCCGACGGCATGACCCT
This genomic stretch from Hymenobacter sp. PAMC 26628 harbors:
- a CDS encoding bifunctional riboflavin kinase/FAD synthetase, producing the protein MLVIRDPADFPRLQNAVVTSGTFDGVHRGHQRILARLREAADAAGGPAVVITYWPHPRLVLGPPPSHPELLELQLLNTLEERIARLAAFGVDYLLIVPFTREFAQWTSEEYIQRLLLDTVGARHLVIGYDHRFGKNREGGFDYLSQHAARYGFDVEEIPRADIDAVGVSSTRIRAALRGHDVATATRYLGYDYPVTGRVVTGQQLGRTIGYPTANLHVEEPLKLVPAQGIYAVWATTAAGTRHRGMLSIGVRPTIGAGLAQTIEVNLLDFGGDLYGQLLTLEFVAWLRGEEKYNGLDALKAQLALDAEATRAALA
- a CDS encoding carboxypeptidase-like regulatory domain-containing protein; this encodes MNILRLLLLSCFCLGTLGAAQAQGKLSGVVQDSVTHEPLAFSSVFLANTTLGVTTNELGRFEFAKVPTGTYSVVGSYVGYRLAKQVITVTSAPQQITLALAATGNQLAEVVVESTPNDPKDYQKFTDQFLGRTAFSDQSHIVNPKDVIVSYDDSTKDLTARSRKFVQIDNDALGYHVKYYGLRFSSNDEDGSLSFYGEPVFEEMTPRDERQQRQWAANRAAAYNGSFNHFLKSVYDNRVAAEGFLTQQVRVVVNNRFDLTDSLRRTMLTQRPNGPFSKAEKDSLTKWNRAAPVTATVYPEARPIDSIRRVSADRQHVYLRFTGELQVAHFGEAPDPKYGRPMSPLGATSKPYPALRQVSRLRLQGQEAEIQSNGSLMNPFDVSAGEYWGFEKIGEFLPLNYVPPVAVAPAPAPVRSATPTRSATPTRSSASARP